The following are from one region of the Streptomyces changanensis genome:
- the glp gene encoding molybdotransferase-like divisome protein Glp, whose protein sequence is MSPQSAERTVWSVDEHLEDVLAAVRPLDPIEMRLPEAQGCVLVEDVTVPVALPPFDNSSMDGYAVRVADVAGASEEYPAVLTVVGDVAAGGEEPPTVGPGQAARIMTGAPLPPGAEAVVPVEWTDGGAGAGAATTMRAASAAPEGAGGEVRVHRPAGPRAHVRARGSDVAAGDLALPAGTVLGPPQIGLLAAIGRATVRVRPRPRVVVLSTGSELVQPGEELGPGRIYDSNSFALAAAARDAGAITYRVGAVTDDADTLRATIEDQLVRADLLVTTGGVSVGAYDVVKEALSAASDADEPGGGVEFRKLAMQPGKPQGFGSIGPDHTPLLALPGNPVSSYVSFELFVRPAIRALMGLPDLHRPRVRAALSADGPLTSPAGKRQFLRGTYDAAAGTVTPVGGAGSHLVAALARADALLVVPEDATSVEPGAELEVVLIG, encoded by the coding sequence GTGAGCCCACAGAGCGCGGAGAGGACCGTCTGGTCGGTGGACGAGCACCTGGAGGACGTGCTCGCCGCCGTGCGTCCGCTCGACCCCATCGAGATGCGGCTGCCCGAAGCCCAGGGCTGTGTGCTCGTCGAGGACGTCACGGTGCCCGTCGCCCTGCCGCCCTTCGACAACAGCTCCATGGACGGCTACGCGGTGCGCGTCGCCGACGTGGCCGGGGCCAGCGAGGAGTACCCCGCGGTGCTCACGGTCGTCGGGGACGTCGCGGCGGGCGGCGAGGAGCCGCCCACCGTCGGCCCCGGCCAGGCCGCCCGCATCATGACGGGCGCCCCGCTCCCGCCCGGCGCCGAGGCGGTCGTCCCGGTCGAGTGGACCGACGGCGGCGCCGGCGCCGGCGCGGCCACCACCATGCGCGCGGCGAGCGCCGCCCCCGAGGGCGCGGGCGGCGAGGTCCGCGTCCACCGGCCCGCCGGGCCCCGCGCCCACGTCCGCGCGCGCGGCAGCGACGTCGCCGCCGGCGACCTCGCCCTCCCCGCCGGCACGGTCCTCGGCCCGCCCCAGATCGGCCTGCTCGCCGCCATCGGCCGCGCCACGGTCCGCGTCCGGCCCCGCCCGCGCGTGGTCGTGCTGTCCACGGGCAGCGAGCTGGTCCAGCCCGGCGAGGAGCTCGGCCCCGGCCGGATCTACGACTCCAACAGCTTCGCCCTGGCCGCCGCCGCCCGCGACGCCGGCGCCATCACCTACCGCGTGGGAGCCGTCACCGACGACGCCGACACCCTGCGCGCGACGATCGAGGACCAGCTGGTCCGCGCCGACCTCCTGGTGACGACGGGCGGTGTCAGCGTCGGGGCGTACGACGTGGTCAAGGAGGCCCTGTCGGCGGCGTCCGACGCGGACGAGCCGGGCGGCGGCGTCGAGTTCCGCAAGCTCGCCATGCAGCCGGGCAAGCCCCAGGGGTTCGGCTCCATCGGCCCCGACCACACCCCGCTCCTCGCCCTCCCGGGGAACCCGGTCTCCTCGTACGTCTCCTTCGAGCTGTTCGTCCGGCCCGCCATCCGCGCCCTCATGGGCCTGCCGGACCTGCACCGCCCGCGCGTGCGCGCCGCCCTCAGCGCGGACGGACCGCTGACGTCCCCCGCCGGCAAGCGCCAGTTCCTGCGCGGGACGTACGACGCCGCGGCGGGTACCGTCACTCCTGTGGGAGGTGCCGGGTCGCACCTGGTCGCCGCCCTCGCGCGGGCCGACGCGCTCCTCGTCGTCCCCGAGGACGCCACGAGCGTGGAGCCCGGCGCGGAGCTGGAGGTGGTGCTCATCGGCTGA
- the galU gene encoding UTP--glucose-1-phosphate uridylyltransferase GalU, with the protein MTQSHPGISKAVIPAAGLGTRFLPATKATPKEMLPVVDKPAIQYVVEEAVGAGLHDVLMVTGRNKRPLEDHFDRNYELEEALYRKGDDERLDRVRASNDLATMHYVRQGDPRGLGHAVLCAAPHVGDQPFAVLLGDDLIDPRDALLSRMIEVREREGGSVVALMEVDPAQIHLYGCAAVEPTDEADVVRVTDLVEKPDRADAPSNYAIIGRYVLDPAVFGILRETRPGRGGEIQLTDALHKLAVDQGPGGPVHGVVFKGRRYDTGDRADYLRAIVRLACEREDLGPEFRSWLRRYVTEEMQTP; encoded by the coding sequence ATGACTCAGTCGCACCCCGGGATCAGCAAGGCTGTCATCCCCGCCGCGGGACTCGGCACCCGGTTCCTGCCTGCCACGAAGGCCACTCCCAAGGAGATGCTGCCCGTCGTCGACAAGCCCGCCATCCAGTACGTGGTGGAGGAGGCGGTGGGCGCGGGGCTGCACGACGTGCTGATGGTCACGGGCCGCAACAAGCGCCCCCTGGAGGACCACTTCGACCGGAACTACGAGCTGGAGGAGGCGCTGTACCGCAAGGGCGACGACGAGCGCCTGGACCGGGTCAGGGCCTCGAACGACCTGGCGACCATGCACTACGTCCGGCAGGGCGACCCGCGCGGCCTCGGCCACGCCGTGCTGTGCGCCGCCCCGCACGTGGGCGACCAGCCCTTCGCCGTGCTCCTCGGCGACGACCTCATCGACCCCCGGGACGCGCTGCTCTCCCGCATGATCGAGGTCCGGGAGCGCGAGGGCGGCAGCGTCGTCGCCCTCATGGAGGTCGACCCCGCGCAGATCCACCTCTACGGCTGCGCCGCCGTCGAGCCCACCGACGAGGCCGACGTGGTCCGGGTGACGGACCTCGTGGAGAAGCCCGACCGGGCGGACGCCCCCAGCAACTACGCGATCATCGGCCGGTACGTCCTGGACCCGGCCGTCTTCGGGATACTGCGCGAGACCCGCCCCGGCCGCGGCGGCGAGATCCAGCTGACGGACGCCCTGCACAAGCTCGCCGTCGACCAGGGCCCGGGCGGCCCCGTCCACGGCGTGGTCTTCAAGGGCCGCCGGTACGACACCGGGGACCGCGCCGACTACCTCAGGGCCATTGTCAGACTCGCGTGCGAACGTGAGGATCTGGGACCGGAGTTCCGATCCTGGCTCCGCCGTTACGTCACCGAGGAGATGCAGACCCCGTGA
- a CDS encoding 5-formyltetrahydrofolate cyclo-ligase produces the protein MAEERATATGGGARRPGGPEGVGPGPAPDAAGSGPDKAGLRRQLLAARTLLTTEDVRLAAAELADAALKLPELARAGTVAAYVSVGREPGTRALLDALRARGVRVLLPVLMADNDLDWAVYEGPDGLVRARLGLLEPSGPRLGPDAVVTADAVLLPGLAVDARGMRLGRGGGSYDRVLARLAGAGADPALVVLLYAHEVVARVPEEPHDHPVHAVVTPGGVRRLSGPPRGA, from the coding sequence ATGGCGGAGGAGCGGGCGACGGCGACCGGTGGCGGGGCGCGGAGGCCCGGGGGGCCGGAGGGGGTCGGACCGGGGCCGGCGCCGGACGCGGCGGGCTCCGGGCCGGACAAGGCGGGGCTGCGGCGGCAACTGCTCGCCGCGCGGACGCTGCTGACGACCGAGGACGTCCGCCTGGCCGCCGCCGAGCTGGCCGACGCCGCGCTGAAGCTGCCCGAGCTGGCGCGGGCCGGGACCGTGGCCGCGTACGTCTCCGTCGGGCGCGAACCCGGCACCCGCGCGCTGCTCGACGCGCTGCGCGCGCGGGGGGTGCGGGTGCTGCTGCCCGTGCTGATGGCCGACAACGACCTGGACTGGGCCGTGTACGAGGGCCCCGACGGCCTCGTACGGGCCCGCCTGGGGCTGCTGGAGCCCTCGGGGCCCCGACTCGGCCCGGACGCCGTCGTGACGGCCGACGCGGTGCTGCTGCCCGGCCTCGCCGTGGACGCCCGGGGCATGCGGTTGGGCCGGGGCGGCGGCTCGTACGACCGGGTGCTGGCCCGCCTGGCGGGCGCGGGCGCGGATCCGGCGCTCGTCGTCCTGCTCTACGCGCACGAGGTGGTCGCCCGGGTCCCGGAGGAACCGCACGACCACCCCGTGCACGCGGTGGTGACCCCCGGGGGCGTACGGCGCCTCAGCGGCCCGCCCCGGGGTGCCTGA
- a CDS encoding penicillin acylase family protein — translation MPANTTVSSPKKKGRRARLLVIALVLALVAGVGYGAYWGVSTVRAPFPQTTGTLQLAGLSGPVDVKRDGYGVPQIYASTDADLFRAQGYVQAQDRFYEMDVRRHMTAGRLSEMLGKDLVDSDAFLRTLGWHRVAQQEYDTVLSAETKKNLQAYAEGVNAYLKGKEPKDVSVEYSALAFSHDYAIEPWTPVDSIAWLKAMAWDLRGNMQDEIDRSLMTSRLSPQQIEQLYPDYPYALHRPIVEGFKASGDGEGEGESDGSGSDGDGTGSDGTGSGTQGTQGGSGTQGAQSSAGTGAGALSGFQSQLAAVSDALAEVPALLGPNGHGIGSNSWVVSGKYTTTGKPLLANDPHLAPQLPSVWYQMGLHCRAVSDKCRYDVAGYTFAGLPGVIIGHNQDIAWGFTNLGADVTDLYLQKVTDRGYLRGTKEVPFETREEVIRVAGGSSRTITVRTTNNGPLISDRSGEAEKVGQKAPVTDLAPDRGDGYGVALRWTALDPGRSMDAVFKLNRARDFKDFRDAARDFEVPSQNLIYADAKGAEGHIGYQAPGKIPVRSEKHDGTLPAPGWDAAYDWKKDFVPFDELPYEQDPARGYIVTANQAVVNGGDYPHRLTEDWGYGSRSQRINDLIESKTKDGGKISTDDMRTMQMDNSSEIAKLLTPLLLKIDVSDPYVREAQKLLEGWDYTQEADSAAAAYFNAVWRNVLKLAFGDKLPKELRVKGECLNVAPADPNVPEDQRDRLVRECGQRDADQAQPDGGDRWYEVVRPLLKDEANPWWHTPANRLDAATQTRDQLLARALKDARWELTAELGKDVSTWSWGRLHQLNLRNQTLGTGGPGVVKFMLNRGPWNLAGGEAAVNATGWNAAGGYGVVWVPSMRMVVNVGEWDKSRWINLTGASGHAYHPHYTDQTDLWARGELLDWPFTDAAVDARKVDHLVLKP, via the coding sequence ATGCCCGCCAACACCACCGTCTCTTCCCCCAAGAAGAAGGGGCGGCGTGCCCGCCTGCTCGTGATCGCCCTGGTGCTGGCGCTCGTCGCGGGCGTCGGTTACGGCGCCTACTGGGGCGTCAGCACCGTACGCGCGCCCTTCCCGCAGACCACCGGCACGCTGCAGCTCGCCGGGCTGTCCGGGCCGGTCGACGTGAAGCGCGACGGCTACGGCGTCCCACAGATCTACGCGTCGACCGACGCCGACCTCTTCCGCGCGCAGGGGTACGTCCAGGCGCAGGACCGGTTCTACGAGATGGACGTCCGCCGGCACATGACCGCGGGCCGCCTCTCCGAGATGCTCGGCAAGGACCTGGTCGACTCGGACGCCTTCCTCCGCACCCTCGGCTGGCACCGCGTGGCGCAGCAGGAGTACGACACGGTGCTGTCTGCCGAGACCAAGAAGAACCTCCAGGCGTACGCGGAGGGCGTCAACGCCTACCTGAAGGGCAAGGAGCCCAAAGACGTCTCCGTCGAGTACTCCGCCCTCGCGTTCTCGCACGACTACGCCATCGAGCCGTGGACGCCGGTCGACTCGATCGCCTGGCTCAAGGCCATGGCTTGGGACCTGCGCGGCAACATGCAGGACGAGATCGACCGCTCGCTGATGACGAGCCGCCTGAGCCCGCAGCAGATCGAGCAGCTGTACCCGGACTACCCGTACGCGCTGCACCGCCCGATCGTCGAGGGCTTCAAGGCGTCCGGTGACGGCGAGGGCGAGGGCGAGAGCGACGGCAGCGGTTCCGACGGCGACGGCACCGGCTCCGACGGCACCGGCTCCGGCACGCAGGGGACCCAGGGCGGCTCCGGCACCCAGGGCGCCCAGAGCTCCGCCGGCACCGGCGCGGGCGCGCTGAGCGGCTTCCAGAGCCAGCTCGCGGCCGTCTCCGACGCCCTGGCGGAGGTCCCCGCCCTCCTCGGCCCGAACGGCCACGGGATCGGCTCGAACTCCTGGGTCGTCTCCGGCAAGTACACGACCACCGGCAAGCCGCTCCTCGCGAACGACCCGCACCTGGCCCCGCAGCTGCCGTCCGTCTGGTACCAGATGGGCCTGCACTGCCGCGCCGTGTCCGACAAGTGCCGCTACGACGTCGCCGGCTACACCTTCGCCGGCCTGCCCGGTGTGATCATCGGCCACAACCAGGACATCGCCTGGGGCTTCACCAACCTCGGCGCCGACGTCACCGACCTGTACCTCCAGAAGGTCACCGACCGCGGGTACCTGCGCGGCACCAAGGAGGTGCCGTTCGAGACCCGCGAGGAGGTCATCCGGGTCGCCGGTGGCAGCAGCCGCACCATCACCGTGCGCACCACCAACAACGGCCCCCTCATCTCCGACCGCAGCGGCGAGGCGGAGAAGGTCGGCCAGAAGGCCCCCGTCACCGACCTCGCGCCCGACCGCGGCGACGGCTACGGGGTGGCCCTGCGCTGGACGGCCCTCGACCCGGGCCGCTCGATGGACGCGGTGTTCAAGCTGAACCGCGCCCGTGACTTCAAGGACTTCCGCGACGCCGCCCGCGACTTCGAGGTGCCGTCCCAGAACCTGATCTACGCCGACGCCAAGGGCGCCGAGGGCCACATCGGCTACCAGGCCCCGGGCAAGATCCCCGTCCGCTCCGAGAAGCACGACGGCACCCTCCCGGCCCCCGGCTGGGACGCCGCGTACGACTGGAAGAAGGACTTCGTCCCCTTCGACGAGCTGCCGTACGAGCAGGACCCGGCGCGCGGCTACATCGTCACCGCGAACCAGGCCGTCGTGAACGGCGGGGACTACCCGCACCGCCTCACCGAGGACTGGGGCTACGGCTCCCGCAGCCAGCGGATCAACGACCTCATCGAGTCGAAGACCAAGGACGGCGGGAAGATCTCGACGGACGACATGCGCACCATGCAGATGGACAACAGCAGCGAGATCGCCAAGCTGCTGACGCCGCTCCTGCTGAAGATCGACGTGTCGGACCCGTACGTCCGCGAGGCGCAGAAGCTGCTGGAGGGCTGGGACTACACGCAGGAGGCGGACTCCGCGGCCGCCGCCTACTTCAACGCCGTCTGGCGCAACGTCCTCAAGCTGGCCTTCGGCGACAAGCTCCCCAAGGAGCTGCGCGTCAAGGGCGAGTGCCTCAACGTGGCGCCGGCCGATCCGAACGTCCCGGAGGACCAGCGCGACCGGCTCGTGCGCGAGTGCGGCCAGCGGGACGCGGACCAGGCGCAGCCCGACGGCGGCGACCGCTGGTACGAGGTGGTCCGCCCGCTCCTGAAGGACGAGGCGAACCCGTGGTGGCACACCCCGGCCAACCGTCTGGACGCCGCGACGCAGACCCGCGACCAGCTGCTGGCCCGTGCCCTGAAGGACGCCCGGTGGGAGCTGACCGCCGAGCTCGGCAAGGACGTCTCCACCTGGAGCTGGGGCCGGCTGCACCAGCTGAACCTGCGCAACCAGACGCTCGGCACCGGCGGTCCCGGCGTCGTGAAGTTCATGCTGAACCGCGGCCCGTGGAACCTCGCGGGCGGCGAGGCGGCGGTCAACGCCACGGGCTGGAACGCCGCGGGTGGCTACGGGGTCGTCTGGGTGCCGTCCATGCGGATGGTCGTGAACGTCGGCGAGTGGGACAAGTCCCGCTGGATCAACCTCACCGGCGCCTCCGGTCACGCCTACCACCCGCACTACACGGACCAGACCGACCTGTGGGCGAGGGGCGAGCTCCTCGACTGGCCGTTCACCGACGCGGCGGTCGACGCGCGGAAGGTCGACCACCTGGTCCTCAAGCCGTGA
- a CDS encoding potassium/proton antiporter has protein sequence MTVHQLNELLLIGSLVLLVAVVAVRVSSRSGLPSLLLYLGIGVAMGQDGIGNITFDNAELTQVIGYGALVVILAEGGLGTKWEQIRPALPAATALATVGVAVSVGITAAAAHYLIGLDWRQSLLIGAVVSSTDAAAVFSVLRKVPLPSRVTGTLEAESGFNDAPVVILVVAFSTTGPVHSWYVLVGEIALELAIGAAIGLAIGLLGAYGLKSVALPASGLYPIAVMAIAVTAYAAGALAHGSGFLAVYLASVVLGNAKLPHQPANRGFAEGLGWIAQIGMFVLLGLLVTPHELIHDFWPAVAIGLVLTAVARPVSVLLSLVSFRIPWQEQALISWAGLRGAVPIILATIPMVSGIEGSRKVFNIVFVLVVVYTLVQGPTLPWLARTLRLGDQDGATDLGVESAPLERLRGHLLSLSIPERSRMHGVEVAELRLPPGAAVTLVVREGRSFVPSPATVLRRGDDLLVVATDQVRDATERRLRAVGRGGKLAGWLGTGGTP, from the coding sequence CTGACTGTCCACCAGCTCAACGAACTCCTGCTCATCGGCTCGCTCGTACTGCTCGTCGCCGTCGTCGCGGTGCGCGTCTCCTCACGCAGCGGCCTCCCCAGCCTGCTCCTGTACCTCGGCATCGGTGTCGCCATGGGCCAGGACGGCATCGGCAACATCACCTTCGACAACGCCGAGCTCACCCAGGTCATCGGCTACGGCGCGCTCGTCGTGATCCTCGCCGAGGGCGGCCTGGGGACGAAGTGGGAGCAGATCAGACCCGCGCTGCCCGCGGCGACCGCCCTGGCGACCGTCGGCGTCGCGGTGAGCGTGGGCATCACGGCCGCCGCCGCGCACTACCTCATCGGCCTGGACTGGCGGCAGTCGCTGCTCATCGGCGCGGTCGTCTCCTCGACGGACGCCGCGGCCGTCTTCTCGGTCCTGCGCAAGGTCCCCCTGCCGAGCCGGGTGACCGGCACGCTGGAGGCGGAGTCGGGCTTCAACGACGCCCCCGTCGTCATCCTCGTCGTCGCCTTCTCCACGACGGGACCGGTCCACAGCTGGTACGTCCTCGTCGGGGAGATCGCGCTGGAGCTCGCCATCGGCGCGGCCATCGGCCTCGCGATCGGTCTCCTCGGCGCGTACGGCCTGAAGAGCGTCGCCCTGCCGGCCTCCGGCCTGTACCCGATCGCCGTGATGGCCATCGCCGTCACCGCGTACGCGGCCGGCGCGCTCGCCCACGGCAGCGGTTTCCTCGCCGTATACCTGGCCTCCGTGGTCCTCGGCAACGCGAAGCTGCCGCACCAGCCGGCCAACCGCGGCTTCGCCGAAGGCCTCGGCTGGATCGCCCAGATCGGGATGTTCGTCCTCCTGGGACTGCTGGTGACCCCGCACGAGCTCATCCACGACTTCTGGCCCGCGGTCGCCATCGGGCTCGTCCTGACGGCCGTGGCCCGCCCGGTGTCCGTGCTGCTGAGCCTGGTGTCGTTCCGCATCCCCTGGCAGGAGCAGGCTCTGATTTCGTGGGCCGGGCTGCGCGGCGCGGTGCCCATCATCCTGGCGACCATCCCCATGGTGTCGGGGATCGAAGGCAGCCGGAAGGTTTTCAACATCGTCTTCGTGCTGGTCGTCGTCTACACCCTCGTGCAGGGGCCGACGCTGCCCTGGCTGGCCAGGACGCTGCGCCTCGGCGACCAGGACGGGGCCACCGACCTGGGCGTGGAGTCCGCCCCCCTGGAGCGGCTGCGCGGCCACCTGCTGTCGCTGTCCATCCCGGAGCGTTCCCGGATGCACGGCGTGGAGGTCGCGGAGCTGCGGCTGCCGCCGGGCGCCGCGGTCACCCTCGTCGTACGGGAGGGGCGCAGCTTCGTCCCGTCCCCGGCGACGGTGCTCCGGCGCGGCGACGACCTGCTGGTCGTGGCGACGGACCAGGTACGGGACGCGACGGAACGGCGGCTGCGGGCCGTCGGCCGCGGCGGCAAGCTCGCGGGCTGGCTCGGCACGGGCGGGACACCGTAG
- a CDS encoding MFS transporter has protein sequence MASTVTSDDAVKRPGYGQLLRTPGAWTYLLPGFAARQPFAMLTIGIVLLVQHTTGSYGTAGAVAAVTGVSMALFAPQSGKLADRFGQRAVLLPGVLAHAASVSLLTALALADAPLWALFAAAVPSGASVPQIGPMVRARWAARLEGSPLMSTAAAFESVTDEFTFVVGPVLATALCTGVHPAAGLVAEAGLTLVGGLLFAAQKRTQPAHGTHSSQAGSPARVSALSVPGVRVLAVAFLGIGSVFGGMQVSLTAFSEEIGNPGANGLLYGLFAAGNMLAGVAVGAIAWKAGPRRRLIVGYTALTLTAALLWTAHSVVLLGLLGLVVGLCIAPALITGYTLVESLVPATARTEAFTWLTGAVALGQAAAVTVAGQLADTYGSTAGFLVPLGGTALALVTLVALRSRLVARPAGRTVARGMGHRVPVAVD, from the coding sequence GTGGCATCCACGGTCACCTCCGACGACGCCGTGAAGCGTCCCGGATACGGGCAGCTCCTGCGCACACCCGGCGCGTGGACGTACCTGCTGCCCGGTTTCGCGGCACGCCAGCCCTTCGCGATGCTCACCATCGGCATCGTCCTGCTGGTCCAGCACACCACCGGCTCGTACGGCACCGCCGGTGCCGTCGCCGCGGTCACCGGCGTGTCCATGGCACTGTTCGCGCCGCAGAGCGGCAAGCTCGCGGACCGCTTCGGCCAGCGCGCCGTCCTCCTGCCCGGTGTCCTGGCGCACGCCGCGTCGGTCTCCCTCCTGACGGCCCTCGCGCTCGCGGACGCGCCCCTGTGGGCCCTGTTCGCGGCGGCCGTGCCCAGCGGCGCGTCCGTCCCGCAGATCGGCCCCATGGTGCGGGCCCGCTGGGCCGCCCGGCTCGAGGGGTCGCCGCTGATGTCGACGGCGGCGGCGTTCGAGTCCGTCACCGACGAGTTCACCTTCGTCGTCGGCCCCGTTCTGGCCACGGCGCTGTGCACCGGCGTGCACCCGGCCGCCGGCCTGGTCGCCGAGGCCGGCCTCACCCTGGTCGGCGGCCTGCTCTTCGCCGCGCAGAAGCGCACCCAGCCCGCCCACGGGACGCACTCCTCGCAGGCCGGCTCGCCGGCGCGCGTGTCGGCGCTTTCCGTGCCGGGCGTGCGGGTGCTCGCCGTGGCGTTCCTCGGCATCGGCTCCGTCTTCGGCGGCATGCAGGTCTCCCTGACCGCCTTCTCCGAGGAGATCGGCAACCCGGGCGCCAACGGCCTGCTGTACGGGCTCTTCGCCGCCGGCAACATGCTGGCCGGCGTCGCCGTCGGCGCCATCGCCTGGAAGGCCGGGCCGCGCCGCCGCCTCATCGTCGGCTACACCGCCCTGACCCTGACCGCCGCCCTGCTGTGGACCGCCCACTCCGTGGTGCTGCTGGGTCTGCTGGGCCTCGTCGTGGGCCTGTGCATCGCGCCCGCCCTGATCACCGGCTACACGCTCGTCGAGTCGCTGGTGCCCGCCACCGCCCGTACGGAGGCGTTCACCTGGCTGACCGGCGCCGTGGCGCTGGGCCAGGCCGCCGCCGTGACGGTCGCGGGACAGCTCGCCGACACGTACGGCTCGACCGCCGGCTTCCTGGTGCCGCTGGGCGGTACGGCCCTGGCCCTCGTCACCCTCGTGGCGCTGCGCTCGCGGCTCGTCGCCCGGCCCGCGGGCCGGACCGTCGCGCGTGGTATGGGTCACCGCGTGCCCGTGGCGGTGGACTGA
- a CDS encoding FmdB family zinc ribbon protein: MPTYQYQCTECGEGLEAVQKFTDDALTECPSCQGRLKKVFSAVGIVFKGSGFYRNDSRGASSSSSPASSSSSSSSSAASTPSSDSSSSSSSGAKPAASSTGGGSSTSAA; this comes from the coding sequence GTGCCGACCTACCAGTACCAGTGCACCGAGTGCGGCGAGGGCCTCGAGGCGGTGCAGAAGTTCACCGATGACGCCCTGACCGAGTGCCCGAGCTGCCAGGGACGCCTGAAGAAGGTGTTCTCGGCCGTCGGCATCGTCTTCAAGGGCTCCGGGTTCTACCGCAACGACAGCCGCGGCGCGTCGTCGAGCAGCTCGCCCGCGTCGTCGTCCTCTTCCTCGTCGTCCTCCGCGGCGTCGACCCCGTCGTCCGATTCGTCGTCCTCGTCGTCCTCGGGCGCGAAGCCGGCGGCGTCGAGCACGGGCGGCGGCAGCAGCACCTCCGCGGCCTGA
- a CDS encoding S-methyl-5'-thioadenosine phosphorylase, producing the protein MATNAEIGVIGGSGFYSFLEDVTEVEVSTPYGSPSDSLFLGEVAGRRVAFLPRHGRDHRLPPHRINYRANLWALRSVGVRQVLGPCAVGGLRAEYGPGTLLVPDQLVDRTKARVQTYFDGEPLPDGSVPNVVHMTFADPYCPDGREAALTAARGREWAAVDGGTMVVVEGPRFSTRAESRWHAAMGWSVVGMTGHPEAVLARELGLCYTSMALVTDLDAGAETGDGVSHTDVLRVFGENVERLRAVLFDAVGALPATEDRTCLCTHAHDGWNLGIALP; encoded by the coding sequence ATGGCGACGAACGCAGAGATCGGCGTGATCGGCGGGTCCGGCTTCTACTCCTTCCTGGAGGACGTCACGGAGGTCGAGGTCAGCACCCCGTACGGCAGCCCCAGCGACTCCCTGTTCCTCGGCGAGGTGGCCGGCCGCCGGGTCGCGTTCCTGCCTCGGCACGGCCGTGACCACCGGCTGCCGCCGCACCGCATCAACTACCGGGCCAACCTGTGGGCGCTCCGCTCCGTCGGCGTGCGCCAGGTTCTGGGGCCGTGCGCGGTCGGCGGTCTGCGCGCCGAGTACGGGCCCGGCACCCTGCTCGTCCCCGACCAGCTGGTCGACCGTACGAAGGCACGCGTCCAGACGTACTTCGACGGCGAGCCGCTGCCGGACGGCAGCGTGCCGAACGTCGTCCACATGACCTTCGCCGACCCCTACTGCCCCGACGGACGCGAGGCCGCGCTGACGGCCGCGCGGGGCCGGGAGTGGGCGGCGGTGGACGGCGGCACGATGGTCGTCGTGGAGGGCCCGCGCTTCTCGACCCGCGCCGAGTCGCGGTGGCACGCCGCCATGGGCTGGTCCGTCGTCGGCATGACCGGCCACCCGGAGGCGGTGCTCGCCCGCGAGCTGGGCCTCTGCTACACGTCGATGGCCCTGGTGACGGACCTCGACGCGGGCGCCGAGACGGGCGACGGCGTGTCGCACACGGACGTCCTGCGGGTGTTCGGGGAGAACGTCGAGCGTCTGCGGGCCGTCCTGTTCGACGCGGTCGGGGCGCTGCCCGCGACCGAGGACCGCACGTGCCTGTGCACGCACGCCCACGACGGCTGGAACCTGGGCATCGCGCTGCCGTAA
- a CDS encoding RcpC/CpaB family pilus assembly protein codes for MSAPVRIADAETVRLLSPGDRVDVIAAPVTAPGTAAEDGGPPARVVASGVRVTEVPRPEDAPAHGAGTGNEWADGGTVGGALVVVAVPRPTATALAAAAATSRLAVTLC; via the coding sequence GTGTCCGCGCCGGTACGGATCGCGGACGCGGAGACGGTGCGGCTGCTGAGCCCGGGCGACCGGGTGGACGTGATCGCCGCGCCCGTCACCGCCCCGGGCACGGCGGCGGAGGACGGCGGCCCCCCGGCCCGGGTGGTGGCGTCGGGCGTCCGCGTGACGGAGGTACCGCGCCCGGAGGACGCGCCGGCGCACGGGGCGGGGACGGGAAACGAGTGGGCCGACGGCGGGACGGTCGGCGGCGCCCTGGTCGTCGTGGCCGTGCCGCGCCCGACCGCGACCGCGCTGGCGGCCGCGGCCGCCACGTCCCGGCTGGCGGTGACCCTGTGCTGA
- the mscL gene encoding large conductance mechanosensitive channel protein MscL, with protein sequence MSQENRTSLLEGFKAFLMRGNVVDLAVAVVIGAAFTNIVNSLVKGVISPIVGAFGTQNLESYQFCLKGPCSVRGGEVTTGVAILWGSVLSATLSFLITAAVVYFLMVLPMAKYLARKAAREKELHGAQDAVDVTELDVLKDIREVLVAQRGDETAGRSGVRAP encoded by the coding sequence GTGAGCCAGGAGAACAGGACGAGCCTGCTGGAGGGGTTCAAGGCGTTCCTGATGAGGGGGAACGTCGTCGATCTCGCGGTGGCCGTCGTCATCGGTGCCGCGTTCACCAACATCGTGAACAGCCTCGTGAAGGGGGTCATCAGCCCCATCGTCGGCGCCTTCGGCACCCAGAACCTGGAGAGCTACCAGTTCTGTCTGAAGGGTCCCTGCTCCGTACGGGGCGGCGAGGTCACCACCGGTGTCGCCATCCTGTGGGGCTCGGTGCTCAGCGCGACGCTCAGCTTCCTGATCACCGCCGCGGTGGTCTACTTCCTGATGGTGCTGCCCATGGCCAAGTACCTGGCGCGCAAGGCCGCGCGGGAGAAGGAGTTGCACGGCGCGCAGGACGCCGTGGACGTGACGGAGCTGGACGTCCTCAAGGACATCCGAGAGGTGCTCGTCGCCCAGCGCGGCGACGAGACGGCCGGCCGGTCGGGGGTCCGCGCCCCGTAG